In a single window of the Terriglobia bacterium genome:
- a CDS encoding undecaprenyl-phosphate glucose phosphotransferase, whose protein sequence is MFRVQAYVIQAYLVCFDLAVVSACYVALWLGLARPETGAPQGSLANGRNIEALVVTLAIWLAFSLYFGMYHSRRLDRPFADLVIIAKISIATLVLLECVGHLSAALDLPRIFMARFAVMSFVSLSLARVTLRLTTRVLRRHGHNVKTLVLITSPHMGRRLAAKIDQHAHYGYRVVRHFLYFASGQDEETSLVDAVCRYLRETSVDDVILALPSQAKDLATRLILECENQGINVRIVPDLFPLIQTDTQVHDLDGIPLVNVRHYPTENFRYAVLKRLFDIALSLAVLVFFSPLFLLIAVLIKLTSPGPVFFVQDRVGLNGKAFGMLKFRTMRQDPALNSGDHWTSRNDPYVTPLGRWLRRSNLDELPQFVNVLNGDMSVVGPRPERPFFLERFRQEVPEYMSRHYVKSGITGWAQVNGWRGDTSIAQRVAHDLYYTRNWAMGLDLKILLLTLTRTFFHRNAY, encoded by the coding sequence ATGTTCCGCGTTCAAGCTTATGTCATCCAGGCGTATCTTGTTTGTTTCGATCTGGCGGTGGTCAGCGCCTGTTACGTTGCCTTGTGGCTGGGGTTAGCGCGTCCTGAAACGGGCGCTCCTCAGGGTTCCCTGGCGAACGGCAGGAACATCGAAGCCCTTGTTGTCACCCTGGCGATCTGGCTCGCCTTCTCGCTCTATTTCGGCATGTACCATTCCCGGCGGCTTGATCGGCCCTTTGCCGATCTCGTCATCATTGCCAAGATCTCAATCGCCACTCTCGTACTCCTTGAATGCGTCGGCCATCTGTCCGCGGCGCTTGACCTGCCTCGCATCTTTATGGCCCGCTTCGCGGTGATGAGCTTCGTCTCCCTGTCTCTGGCCAGGGTGACGTTGCGGCTCACCACTCGTGTCCTGCGGCGGCACGGACATAACGTAAAAACCCTGGTTCTCATCACCTCTCCCCACATGGGGCGCAGGCTCGCAGCAAAGATCGACCAGCATGCTCATTATGGATACCGTGTCGTGCGCCACTTTCTCTACTTTGCCTCCGGACAGGACGAGGAGACCTCCCTCGTTGACGCGGTCTGCCGCTATCTGCGTGAAACTTCCGTCGATGACGTGATCCTGGCGCTGCCTTCGCAGGCGAAGGACCTTGCAACGCGGCTGATCCTGGAGTGTGAAAACCAGGGAATCAATGTCAGGATCGTTCCTGACCTTTTCCCGTTGATTCAGACGGACACTCAGGTCCACGACCTGGACGGAATTCCCCTGGTCAACGTTCGCCACTACCCGACCGAGAATTTCAGGTATGCGGTCCTGAAGCGCCTCTTCGACATCGCCCTGTCGCTCGCTGTGCTCGTCTTTTTCTCACCCCTGTTTTTGCTGATAGCGGTTCTGATCAAGCTCACCTCACCCGGCCCCGTATTTTTTGTCCAGGACCGGGTGGGCTTGAATGGCAAGGCTTTCGGAATGCTGAAATTCCGTACCATGCGGCAAGATCCAGCCCTCAATTCCGGCGACCACTGGACATCCCGGAATGATCCCTACGTAACGCCGCTTGGCCGATGGCTGCGCCGGAGCAACCTGGATGAACTCCCTCAGTTCGTGAATGTACTCAACGGCGACATGAGCGTCGTCGGGCCGCGCCCCGAACGTCCCTTTTTCCTGGAACGGTTCCGGCAGGAAGTGCCCGAGTACATGTCACGCCACTACGTCAAAAGTGGCATCACGGGCTGGGCACAGGTGAATGGCTGGCGGGGCGATACCTCGATCGCGCAGCGTGTTGCGCACGATCTTTACTACACCCGGAACTGGGCCATGGGGCTTGATCTCAAGATTCTGCTCCTTACGCTGACTCGAACTTTCTTTCATCGTAATGCCTATTGA
- a CDS encoding nucleotidyltransferase family protein translates to MNSSLRQAVVAELAPAGRTQFGFAFWHSFDPSDWGRALEWLDVSGLALYFRHKVVNTGGLQVLPFYVQTRLARSYEQNCWRVESIRKESAALHNLFDDAGVQFALLKGLAMVPDYCPDPNLRTQYDYDYLIRPDALARAEAALQAAGYRPKVSREGYHIAYFRPAPEGGPPTGPVGPYSARLQRPVELHIRLWENTEEKIEIPLGDDFMDRLRNRVGLGLEYPTLCDEDGLIFQVLHAFRHILRNWCRLSVFLEVSHFLNQRAADSVFWGQYQDRVANLRWAPEISTLVFNLTRLLFGGSIPAEFNPRVDPRFSAVVGAWTDLYGLPGALANFRGNKNSLFLHREFVTDRSRWAEIRRRRLFPFRRPHHLPDVLFNHGPSGRRRRLAQLVHGLRRLKFHALSALRYACEYPRWQFHRRLRAPAGSKAGSSAKVEKGNRDSEPSLKPVVAQLNETVIRD, encoded by the coding sequence TTGAATTCATCGCTGCGCCAGGCCGTTGTCGCCGAGCTGGCGCCCGCCGGCAGGACGCAGTTTGGGTTCGCCTTCTGGCACTCTTTCGACCCGTCGGATTGGGGCCGCGCCCTTGAGTGGCTTGACGTGAGTGGACTGGCCCTCTATTTCCGGCACAAGGTCGTCAATACCGGTGGATTGCAAGTTCTGCCGTTCTACGTTCAGACGCGGCTGGCCCGCAGCTACGAGCAGAACTGCTGGCGCGTCGAGTCCATCCGGAAGGAGTCCGCGGCCCTTCACAACCTGTTCGACGATGCAGGCGTCCAATTCGCTCTTCTGAAGGGCCTGGCGATGGTGCCGGATTACTGCCCTGACCCAAACCTTCGTACGCAATATGACTACGACTATCTCATTCGCCCTGACGCACTCGCGCGGGCCGAGGCAGCCCTGCAAGCAGCAGGATACAGGCCGAAGGTTTCGCGCGAAGGCTATCACATTGCCTATTTCCGGCCGGCGCCCGAGGGTGGCCCTCCAACGGGCCCCGTAGGACCCTATTCCGCCCGGCTGCAAAGGCCGGTCGAGTTGCACATCAGGCTGTGGGAAAACACCGAGGAAAAAATCGAAATCCCGCTCGGTGACGACTTCATGGACCGTTTGCGCAACCGCGTCGGGCTGGGCTTGGAGTATCCAACCTTATGTGACGAAGACGGCCTTATTTTTCAGGTCCTCCACGCCTTCCGCCATATTCTGCGGAACTGGTGCCGGCTGTCGGTATTCCTTGAAGTCTCGCATTTCCTGAATCAGCGGGCTGCGGATTCGGTGTTCTGGGGGCAGTATCAGGACCGGGTAGCAAACCTGCGCTGGGCGCCTGAAATTTCCACGCTGGTGTTCAACCTTACCCGCCTGCTTTTTGGAGGTTCCATCCCGGCGGAATTCAATCCCCGGGTGGACCCGAGGTTCTCAGCGGTAGTGGGCGCGTGGACCGACCTCTACGGGCTTCCTGGGGCGCTCGCGAATTTTCGGGGGAACAAGAACAGTCTGTTTCTCCACCGGGAGTTTGTAACAGATCGGTCCAGGTGGGCGGAGATTCGGAGGCGGCGATTGTTTCCATTCCGCCGGCCTCATCATCTCCCCGACGTCTTGTTCAACCACGGGCCGAGCGGCAGGAGGAGAAGGCTGGCCCAGCTTGTCCATGGCCTGCGAAGGCTCAAGTTCCACGCACTTTCGGCCCTTCGGTATGCCTGTGAATACCCTCGGTGGCAATTCCATCGGAGGCTGCGCGCTCCCGCTGGGTCCAAAGCCGGCAGCAGTGCCAAGGTTGAGAAGGGGAATCGTGATTCGGAGCCGTCTTTGAAGCCTGTGGTTGCGCAGCTCAACGAAACGGTCATCAGGGATTGA
- a CDS encoding HAMP domain-containing sensor histidine kinase, with the protein MVKIRLRTKFLVSLIFTTTALTFATLYIVRSYLRNHARQEIHQALSNSVITFQHFEQQRQTTLAESAGVIADLPSLRALMTTHHQPTIQDGSTGFWRLAGCDLFLLADRSGKVMALHTSTAGFNQQAAQDSLARTLTGELGRDWWFGSGHLYEVFLQPIFFGSSQDNNLLGVLAMGFEVDARLAEVVAQIASSQVAFRYGKDIVVTTLSTPQKGELSSHAIRFTTPESLESEEIQLGREDFLDTTLELAPKGRQPVSLTVLKSFDAATLFLQDLNRLLLAVGFVAVLAGTVLIYLISHTFTRPLANLVAGVHALGKGDFNYPLNVRSNDELAEVTDAFDGMRKSLQKSQRDLLHAERLATIGRTASSISHDLRHPLTAVLAYAELLSESKGDDRQRKSLYLEIRSAVSRMTELISSLLEFSRAQESLQLVYGDLFDSLKRTVETVRLRPEFSKIDIRLTHEGPTQGWFDFKKLDRAFHNLLLNACEAVPVATGKIDVRAMRVNDHVEIAVTDNGVGIPESVRDEVFHPFVTHGKDGGTGLGLAVAQKIAGDHGGNVKIESTGPSGTTIKLSVPLTRPPKQSVA; encoded by the coding sequence ATGGTCAAGATCCGTTTGCGAACCAAGTTCCTGGTTTCGCTGATATTCACCACCACCGCTCTCACCTTTGCCACGCTGTATATTGTACGCTCCTACCTGAGAAACCATGCACGGCAGGAAATTCATCAGGCGCTTTCCAACTCCGTCATAACTTTCCAGCACTTCGAACAGCAACGCCAGACAACCCTGGCTGAGTCGGCGGGAGTGATCGCCGACCTCCCCAGCCTGCGAGCGCTGATGACCACCCATCACCAGCCGACCATCCAGGACGGGTCCACCGGTTTCTGGAGGCTGGCCGGGTGTGACCTGTTTCTGCTCGCCGATCGGTCAGGAAAAGTGATGGCGCTCCACACCTCAACGGCCGGCTTCAATCAGCAAGCCGCACAAGATTCTCTTGCCCGTACTTTGACCGGGGAGTTGGGCCGTGACTGGTGGTTCGGGAGTGGACATCTCTACGAAGTTTTCCTGCAGCCCATCTTCTTCGGCTCCTCGCAGGACAACAATCTCCTCGGGGTCCTGGCAATGGGTTTTGAGGTGGATGCGCGCCTGGCGGAAGTGGTGGCCCAGATAGCGTCCAGCCAGGTGGCCTTTCGTTATGGCAAGGACATTGTGGTCACCACCCTTTCCACCCCCCAGAAGGGGGAACTTTCCTCGCATGCGATCAGATTCACCACGCCGGAATCTCTCGAATCTGAGGAAATACAACTGGGCAGGGAAGACTTTCTCGACACGACGCTGGAGCTCGCCCCCAAGGGGAGGCAGCCGGTCAGCCTCACCGTGTTGAAATCATTTGACGCCGCCACTCTCTTTTTGCAGGATTTGAACCGGCTGCTACTGGCCGTCGGCTTCGTCGCGGTGCTGGCGGGGACCGTTCTGATTTACTTGATCTCCCACACCTTCACACGCCCGCTCGCCAACCTTGTCGCAGGCGTCCATGCGCTGGGCAAGGGGGACTTCAACTATCCCCTGAACGTCCGCAGCAATGACGAACTGGCGGAGGTAACCGACGCCTTCGACGGAATGAGGAAATCGCTGCAGAAAAGCCAGCGTGATCTGCTCCACGCAGAACGTCTGGCCACCATCGGCCGGACGGCGAGCTCGATTTCGCACGATCTGCGCCATCCTTTGACTGCGGTGCTGGCATACGCCGAGCTCCTTTCGGAAAGCAAGGGGGATGACCGGCAGCGGAAAAGTCTCTACCTGGAGATTCGTTCGGCCGTCAGCAGAATGACAGAATTGATCTCTTCTTTACTCGAGTTCTCAAGGGCCCAGGAGTCACTCCAGCTTGTATATGGCGATCTGTTCGACTCCCTTAAGCGGACCGTCGAGACCGTCCGCCTTCGCCCGGAATTCAGCAAAATCGATATCCGGCTCACCCATGAAGGACCCACTCAAGGCTGGTTCGATTTTAAGAAACTCGACCGGGCCTTCCACAACCTGCTGTTGAATGCCTGTGAGGCAGTGCCAGTCGCCACAGGGAAAATCGACGTGCGTGCGATGCGAGTGAATGACCATGTGGAGATTGCTGTGACTGATAACGGCGTCGGCATCCCCGAATCCGTTCGCGATGAGGTGTTTCACCCTTTCGTAACCCACGGGAAGGATGGAGGGACCGGGCTCGGTCTTGCGGTTGCCCAAAAGATTGCGGGCGATCATGGCGGGAATGTAAAGATTGAGTCAACTGGCCCGTCCGGTACGACCATCAAGCTCTCGGTCCCATTGACTCGCCCCCCAAAGCAATCCGTTGCCTGA
- a CDS encoding response regulator transcription factor — translation MEKILVVEDDRSLYKALKLAFEAEGYSIEFASDGEAGLKAFRSARPALVVLDLMLPKVHGREVCRTIRSEAPNVPVIVLSASADEVDKVLLLEMGADDYVTKPFSPKELLARVHSISRRARGPKPVDQYAFDDVAVDFAKMELTRAGSKIALTPQEFKILKYFVRNPERVISRDELLNQVWGYDCYPSTRTVDNHLMKLRQKLEKEPMNPLHFKTVHGAGYKFVP, via the coding sequence ATGGAAAAGATCCTGGTCGTTGAGGATGACCGGTCGCTATACAAGGCCCTGAAGCTTGCCTTTGAGGCTGAAGGTTACTCGATCGAATTCGCCTCAGACGGCGAAGCGGGCCTGAAGGCGTTCCGAAGCGCCAGGCCTGCCCTGGTGGTGCTTGACCTGATGCTCCCCAAGGTCCACGGGCGTGAAGTCTGCCGGACCATCCGGTCCGAAGCGCCAAACGTTCCGGTGATCGTGCTCAGCGCTTCGGCCGATGAAGTGGACAAGGTGCTGCTGCTCGAGATGGGGGCTGACGATTACGTTACCAAGCCCTTCAGCCCGAAGGAACTGCTGGCGCGCGTGCACTCCATTTCACGCCGGGCGCGTGGTCCCAAGCCCGTCGATCAGTATGCCTTTGATGATGTGGCCGTTGACTTCGCCAAAATGGAGTTGACACGGGCGGGCAGCAAGATTGCACTCACGCCGCAGGAATTCAAGATCCTCAAATACTTTGTCCGCAACCCGGAGCGTGTCATCTCGCGGGATGAATTGCTGAACCAGGTGTGGGGCTATGATTGCTATCCTTCAACGAGGACTGTGGACAATCACCTCATGAAGCTCCGGCAAAAGCTGGAGAAGGAGCCTATGAATCCTTTGCACTTCAAAACGGTTCACGGGGCTGGGTACAAGTTTGTGCCCTGA
- a CDS encoding DUF5777 family beta-barrel protein, with protein sequence MGNEYLIAAGVERHRKCVPVLKRRFAVCMLAAGLACSVTPFLHAASPRPSSGAAQQAIAGNSEMASNSAPADAVGVQFIDGSTTSVIVQRNGKKYVVDLANHTVREVDPSPPPAETHLEETASAEAPPGNVQLGAKSFIQNCSVCHGRDGKGIAATGTPDFTNPAVQAGISKETVLNTIRHGKKGTLMPAWEGKLSEDQIVAVGSFVKSLGSGDAALQRAAASEARENAKIYTPADDYLYSLPTGRRLDRHGWYINFTHRFVFDPAFSGQARGAVLLGLDGISVSSFGLRYGITDKLSVGVYRSPSFIGRPIELMAAYHALDEHDGYPLNATFRLSLDGQDNFRTNFTTNFEGIFSRTLFKGAQLYLVPTLSLQNRRLILSPGFAEGPPPLPGINSFSLGVGGAFDIRPTVALIAEVIPTLANGPELGIHRPAYAFGIQKKLWRHAFTLGFSNSPGTVVSQRAGTRATFLGEPSADTPSGLFIGFDLMRQLY encoded by the coding sequence ATGGGAAATGAGTATTTGATTGCGGCCGGAGTGGAACGGCATCGGAAGTGTGTTCCGGTCCTGAAAAGACGGTTCGCCGTTTGCATGTTAGCGGCCGGTCTCGCATGCTCCGTAACTCCATTCCTGCATGCTGCCAGCCCTCGTCCGTCCTCGGGCGCCGCACAACAGGCCATTGCCGGCAATTCTGAAATGGCGTCAAACTCGGCGCCCGCCGATGCCGTCGGAGTTCAATTCATCGACGGATCGACGACGTCCGTCATTGTGCAGCGCAACGGCAAGAAATACGTTGTGGACCTGGCGAACCATACTGTCCGGGAAGTTGATCCATCGCCACCGCCGGCGGAGACCCATCTCGAGGAAACGGCCTCGGCTGAAGCGCCTCCCGGAAATGTGCAACTGGGCGCGAAGTCCTTCATTCAGAATTGTTCTGTCTGCCACGGCAGGGACGGAAAAGGCATCGCTGCAACCGGAACTCCCGACTTCACGAACCCTGCAGTTCAAGCCGGGATCTCGAAAGAGACCGTTCTCAACACCATCCGGCATGGAAAGAAAGGGACCCTGATGCCAGCCTGGGAAGGCAAGCTGTCGGAAGATCAAATTGTCGCCGTCGGCTCATTCGTCAAATCTCTTGGGTCGGGCGATGCTGCTCTGCAGCGCGCGGCCGCCTCGGAAGCCAGGGAAAACGCGAAAATTTATACTCCCGCTGATGATTATCTCTACAGCCTTCCTACGGGACGGCGGCTTGACCGGCATGGGTGGTACATCAACTTTACTCACCGTTTTGTTTTTGATCCGGCCTTCAGCGGACAGGCCCGCGGCGCGGTCCTGCTGGGACTTGACGGTATATCGGTTTCCTCGTTCGGTCTTCGATACGGCATCACAGACAAACTGTCAGTAGGCGTTTATCGCTCCCCCAGTTTCATCGGGCGGCCAATCGAATTGATGGCTGCCTATCACGCCCTGGATGAGCACGACGGCTATCCGCTGAACGCGACGTTCCGGCTATCGCTCGACGGACAGGATAATTTCCGCACGAACTTCACCACTAACTTTGAAGGGATCTTTTCACGGACCTTGTTTAAGGGCGCGCAACTGTACCTTGTCCCCACGCTTTCACTGCAGAACCGCCGGCTGATACTCAGTCCCGGGTTTGCAGAGGGTCCACCGCCTCTTCCGGGCATCAACAGTTTTTCACTGGGCGTGGGCGGGGCCTTTGACATTCGGCCGACAGTGGCCTTGATTGCTGAAGTCATACCGACCCTGGCTAACGGTCCGGAACTTGGAATTCACCGACCGGCCTATGCCTTTGGCATTCAAAAAAAGTTATGGCGGCATGCTTTCACGCTCGGATTTTCAAACAGTCCCGGCACGGTCGTGTCACAGCGGGCTGGCACACGGGCAACGTTCCTGGGCGAACCATCGGCCGACACGCCGAGCGGGCTCTTCATCGGATTTGATCTGATGCGCCAATTGTATTGA
- a CDS encoding O-antigen ligase family protein, giving the protein MKNSTLIAHASQWERAIRPDEHTRFWKFLASARFDSAMLALGLWAVPVSIAVSECFLTLALLARIVQLARGKERLVFPRIFRFWVLWAGLEIVVWRLSPEPSFGRGEIRHLLLIGALFLVVPSIHKASDRLIVWQGIFLAASLSSLVLIGDFVSRLFYYRRELATGGDVGLYLRSGGLLNHWMVYGTVEILVVAGLLSFWSLYPEERRRWWPVVAINGIAILVSLTRMAWITCLALFGIELMRRRSRWIWALPALPAVLFLLAPRPIRERVTQSIKPSYYSNLERIEMLRVGWEMIREHPLTGVGPGRIDKLYLSYLSARDPVPAYHGHLHNNAVELAAEFGIPVVLAALLFIAVLFRDLLKASRSAQNREEAFASRTAILALAGYLVAGLFEYTYGHSLGLILLSFAALSPLMPSASTEVAPSGPEVPDSSCRAAC; this is encoded by the coding sequence TTGAAGAACTCCACCTTAATTGCACACGCCAGCCAATGGGAGCGGGCAATCAGGCCGGATGAGCACACCCGGTTCTGGAAGTTCCTGGCCTCTGCTCGTTTTGATTCGGCCATGCTGGCCCTGGGGCTCTGGGCGGTCCCGGTTTCCATAGCGGTTTCGGAATGCTTTCTCACTCTCGCGTTGCTGGCTCGAATTGTGCAGCTCGCCCGCGGCAAGGAGCGACTCGTATTTCCGCGCATCTTTCGATTCTGGGTGCTGTGGGCTGGCCTCGAAATCGTGGTGTGGCGCCTGTCGCCCGAACCCTCCTTTGGCCGGGGTGAAATCCGCCACCTGCTCCTGATTGGCGCGCTGTTTCTGGTGGTACCCTCCATTCACAAGGCCTCAGACCGTCTGATTGTCTGGCAGGGTATATTCCTGGCCGCGAGCCTCAGCTCCCTGGTCCTCATCGGAGATTTTGTTTCCCGTCTTTTCTACTATCGCCGCGAACTCGCAACCGGGGGCGATGTGGGCCTCTATCTCCGTTCTGGAGGTTTACTCAATCACTGGATGGTTTACGGAACGGTGGAAATTCTGGTAGTGGCTGGATTGCTCAGCTTCTGGTCGTTGTATCCCGAGGAGAGGCGGCGCTGGTGGCCAGTCGTGGCCATCAATGGGATCGCCATCCTCGTGAGCTTGACGCGGATGGCCTGGATCACATGCCTGGCGCTGTTTGGCATCGAGTTGATGCGGAGGCGCTCAAGGTGGATTTGGGCGCTCCCCGCCCTGCCGGCGGTTCTCTTCTTGCTTGCACCCAGGCCCATTCGTGAGCGCGTCACGCAGTCGATCAAGCCGTCCTACTACTCGAACCTGGAACGCATTGAAATGCTGCGGGTCGGGTGGGAAATGATCAGGGAGCATCCGCTCACCGGAGTCGGCCCGGGACGCATTGACAAGCTTTATCTGTCCTATCTTTCTGCGCGGGACCCCGTCCCGGCTTATCACGGCCACCTGCACAACAACGCCGTGGAACTGGCCGCAGAATTCGGAATACCCGTTGTACTTGCTGCTCTCCTGTTCATCGCAGTGCTATTCCGCGATCTTCTCAAGGCTTCACGATCAGCCCAAAACAGGGAAGAAGCATTTGCGTCACGGACCGCGATACTGGCCCTCGCCGGTTATCTGGTCGCCGGCCTTTTCGAATACACCTACGGACACTCCCTCGGCTTGATCCTGCTCAGCTTCGCGGCCCTGTCGCCGTTGATGCCTTCTGCCTCAACCGAGGTAGCGCCCTCCGGTCCTGAAGTTCCGGATTCAAGCTGCCGTGCGGCCTGTTGA
- a CDS encoding radical SAM protein: MRGSKKIVFFFPAFASSEATAPLGILAVSTPLLRAGYKVVLIDSTITPNLKQRVLEEVKDALCLGISLVTGPMIRETAEIGRAVKAWDKDFPIILGGWHPSLLARQTLEAEFVDIVVRGQGEATMLEVVRRLEHGDSLEGVEGVGFKRDGRLILNPPRPLQKLVEMPSKAYQLADFDAYERVCGRRWAMYTSSLACPFNCSYCTNAGVYGRQWNGLPAEQVVEETFDLSVRYRLEMLWIVDDNFLVDLERALKIAEGLVRVGSRFRWSIQATTNLTARLTTEELRLLGRAGLHQICQGVDSASPKILKLMNKTFQDFDSIYQSAERCLEAGIRPSFNIIFGYPGEGAQEQKQTIRFIMDVCRRFPGAEFWTNIFTPYPGSPIMDRVKELGIVVPDSFEGWADYFPRYTVLPWLKGRSHRRVQVMRDYLRIAFDRIPIAKLDAGTAVRAFQHSLAYPARWRLDHDFYGLPIELWLNQKIKRFVSIAKPKVDAKQLEPAVGANCP, translated from the coding sequence GTGAGGGGTTCTAAGAAAATCGTATTTTTCTTTCCGGCTTTTGCCAGCAGCGAAGCCACCGCACCGCTCGGCATTCTGGCGGTTTCGACTCCGCTGCTGAGGGCAGGATACAAGGTCGTCTTAATTGACTCCACCATCACGCCCAACTTGAAGCAGCGAGTTCTTGAGGAAGTCAAGGATGCCCTCTGCCTCGGCATATCGCTGGTTACCGGCCCCATGATCCGCGAAACGGCGGAGATCGGGCGGGCGGTTAAGGCCTGGGACAAAGATTTCCCCATTATTCTGGGCGGCTGGCATCCCTCCTTATTGGCCAGGCAGACGCTTGAGGCAGAATTTGTGGACATTGTGGTCCGCGGCCAGGGTGAAGCCACGATGCTCGAAGTGGTCAGGCGCCTGGAGCACGGCGACTCGCTTGAGGGCGTCGAGGGTGTCGGTTTCAAGCGGGACGGGCGGCTGATTTTGAATCCGCCAAGGCCCTTGCAGAAACTCGTGGAAATGCCTTCCAAGGCCTATCAACTTGCTGACTTCGATGCCTATGAGCGGGTCTGCGGCAGGCGCTGGGCCATGTACACATCCAGTCTGGCCTGCCCCTTCAACTGCTCCTATTGCACCAACGCCGGCGTCTACGGCCGGCAGTGGAACGGCCTGCCTGCGGAGCAAGTGGTCGAAGAGACTTTCGACCTCTCCGTTCGCTATCGCCTGGAGATGCTCTGGATTGTCGATGACAACTTCCTCGTGGACCTGGAGCGTGCGCTCAAAATCGCAGAGGGACTGGTCCGGGTCGGCTCCAGATTCCGGTGGAGCATTCAGGCCACAACGAACCTCACAGCTCGCCTGACCACGGAGGAGCTGCGCCTGCTGGGACGGGCCGGCCTCCATCAGATTTGCCAGGGTGTGGATTCCGCATCGCCCAAAATCCTGAAGTTGATGAACAAGACGTTCCAGGATTTCGACTCGATCTACCAATCCGCCGAGCGTTGCCTGGAGGCCGGCATTCGACCCAGTTTCAACATCATTTTCGGGTATCCGGGAGAAGGCGCGCAGGAGCAGAAGCAGACCATTCGTTTCATTATGGATGTCTGCCGGCGGTTCCCCGGCGCCGAGTTCTGGACCAACATTTTTACGCCGTATCCGGGGTCGCCCATCATGGATCGCGTCAAGGAACTTGGCATCGTGGTGCCGGATTCTTTCGAAGGATGGGCTGACTACTTCCCGCGATACACCGTGCTCCCCTGGCTGAAAGGGCGGTCCCATCGGCGCGTCCAGGTCATGAGGGACTATCTCCGCATTGCCTTCGATCGTATTCCCATCGCCAAATTGGACGCGGGGACGGCCGTTCGAGCTTTCCAACACAGCCTGGCCTATCCGGCGCGGTGGCGTCTGGACCACGACTTTTACGGACTGCCGATCGAGCTTTGGCTCAACCAAAAGATCAAGAGATTTGTCTCCATTGCCAAACCCAAAGTTGACGCGAAGCAACTGGAGCCTGCGGTGGGGGCAAATTGCCCATGA